The following coding sequences lie in one Cronobacter universalis NCTC 9529 genomic window:
- a CDS encoding EAL domain-containing protein, whose protein sequence is MIVSLDTRYQSYMLFAPIAHTSGGLMGMEVIAHFTSLNAQVRFPTEFIIPRINPEERLMLFYEKISLLEKWREAFIKNSLFAVVNIDHKIASAILSSPTLRARLAQLPFLELGINENFPELNKGKENKTMFSLSRYFPLMLSNFGAGAATGRAIFDGLFRRVTLDKTFVQKRRAGGMFEPFMYAIANQVGPCCQTLILPGVDNDEALLEARRLGFNGAQGTLWPAMDGETLVLTLAMAQ, encoded by the coding sequence ATGATTGTTTCGCTCGATACACGGTATCAGTCTTATATGCTGTTCGCCCCGATCGCCCATACCTCCGGGGGGCTGATGGGCATGGAAGTTATTGCCCATTTTACGAGCCTGAATGCACAGGTTCGCTTTCCGACGGAATTCATTATCCCGCGAATTAATCCTGAAGAAAGATTAATGCTTTTTTACGAAAAAATAAGTTTGCTTGAAAAGTGGCGTGAGGCATTTATAAAAAATTCACTTTTCGCCGTCGTAAACATTGATCATAAGATCGCCAGCGCCATTTTATCCAGTCCAACATTACGGGCCCGTCTCGCGCAATTACCGTTTCTTGAGTTAGGTATTAATGAGAATTTTCCTGAACTTAATAAAGGTAAAGAAAATAAAACGATGTTTTCGCTGTCGCGTTATTTTCCATTAATGCTGAGCAACTTTGGCGCCGGGGCCGCAACGGGGCGGGCGATTTTCGACGGGCTGTTCCGTCGCGTGACGCTGGATAAAACGTTCGTGCAGAAACGCCGCGCGGGCGGGATGTTTGAGCCTTTTATGTATGCGATCGCCAATCAGGTCGGGCCCTGCTGCCAGACGCTGATCCTGCCTGGCGTCGATAATGACGAGGCATTACTGGAGGCGCGCCGCCTCGGCTTTAATGGCGCACAGGGCACGCTGTGGCCCGCTATGGATGGCGAAACCCTCGTTCTGACGCTCGCCATGGCGCAATAA
- a CDS encoding 3-deoxy-7-phosphoheptulonate synthase, which yields MIKTDELRTARIDSLITPAELAERYPVTPAVAGHVLDARRRIEKILNGDDPRLLVVIGPCSIHDPQAAIDYARRLARLREKYDSRLEIVMRTYFEKPRTVVGWKGLISDPDLNGSYRVNHGIEQARRLLLEVNALGVPTATEFLDMVVGQYISDLISWGAIGARTTESQIHREMASALSCPVGFKNGTDGNTRIAVDAIRAARTSHMFLSPDKHGRMTIYQTSGNPYGHIIMRGGKTPNYHAAALNEACEALREFNLPERLVVDFSHGNCQKQHRRQLDVCDDICGQIRAGSTAIAGVMVESFIVEGTQKITPGTPLTYGQSITDPCLGWDDSETLLERLARAVESRL from the coding sequence ATGATTAAAACCGATGAACTTCGTACTGCGCGCATCGACAGCCTGATTACCCCGGCGGAACTCGCAGAACGCTACCCCGTGACGCCGGCGGTCGCAGGCCATGTGCTTGACGCCCGCCGCCGTATTGAAAAAATCCTTAACGGCGATGACCCGCGTCTGCTGGTGGTTATCGGCCCCTGTTCGATTCACGATCCACAAGCGGCCATTGATTACGCCCGCCGTCTGGCGCGGCTGCGGGAGAAATACGATTCCCGCCTGGAAATCGTGATGCGTACCTATTTTGAAAAACCGCGCACCGTGGTGGGCTGGAAAGGGCTGATTTCCGATCCGGATCTCAACGGCAGCTACCGCGTCAATCACGGTATTGAACAGGCGCGCCGTCTGCTGCTGGAGGTGAACGCGCTGGGGGTCCCGACCGCCACCGAGTTTCTCGATATGGTAGTGGGCCAGTATATTTCCGATCTCATCAGCTGGGGCGCCATCGGCGCGCGCACCACCGAGAGCCAGATCCACCGCGAAATGGCCTCCGCGCTCTCGTGTCCGGTGGGCTTCAAAAACGGCACCGACGGCAATACGCGTATCGCGGTGGATGCCATTCGCGCGGCGCGCACCAGCCATATGTTTCTCTCGCCCGATAAACATGGCCGGATGACCATTTACCAGACCAGCGGCAACCCTTACGGGCATATCATTATGCGCGGCGGCAAAACGCCGAACTATCATGCCGCGGCCCTTAACGAGGCCTGCGAGGCCCTGCGGGAATTTAACCTGCCGGAGCGGCTGGTGGTGGATTTCAGCCACGGCAACTGCCAGAAACAGCACCGCCGTCAGCTCGACGTTTGCGACGATATTTGCGGGCAGATCCGCGCGGGGTCAACGGCGATCGCAGGCGTGATGGTGGAAAGCTTTATTGTGGAAGGCACCCAGAAAATTACGCCCGGCACGCCGCTGACCTACGGCCAGTCGATTACCGATCCGTGCCTCGGCTGGGATGACAGCGAAACGCTGCTGGAGCGGCTCGCCCGGGCGGTGGAAAGCCGTCTCTGA
- a CDS encoding glutathione peroxidase, translating into MQHDILNTEVTTIDGETISLEQYRGKVLLIVNVASKCGLTPQYEQLENIHKAWEPSGFRVLGFPCNQFLGQEPGSEDEIKTFCSTTYGVTFPMFSKIDVNGDNRHPLYQKLIAAAPKAVAPEQSGFYERMASKGRAPLYPDDILWNFEKFLVGRDGHVIQRFSPDMTPEDPIVMEAIKLALAK; encoded by the coding sequence ATGCAACACGACATTCTGAATACCGAAGTGACCACCATTGACGGTGAAACCATTTCGCTTGAGCAGTACAGAGGCAAAGTCCTGCTGATCGTCAACGTCGCGTCAAAGTGCGGCCTGACCCCGCAATATGAGCAACTGGAAAATATTCATAAAGCCTGGGAGCCGTCCGGTTTCCGCGTGCTGGGCTTCCCCTGCAACCAGTTCCTGGGCCAGGAGCCGGGCAGCGAAGACGAGATCAAAACCTTCTGCAGCACCACTTACGGCGTGACGTTCCCGATGTTCAGCAAAATCGACGTCAACGGCGACAACCGCCATCCGCTGTATCAGAAGCTCATCGCCGCCGCGCCGAAAGCCGTCGCGCCGGAGCAGAGCGGTTTCTATGAGCGTATGGCGAGCAAAGGCCGCGCGCCGCTCTACCCGGACGACATCCTGTGGAATTTCGAAAAATTCCTCGTCGGACGCGACGGTCATGTGATCCAGCGCTTCTCGCCGGATATGACCCCGGAAGATCCGATTGTAATGGAAGCCATTAAGCTGGCGCTGGCGAAGTAA
- a CDS encoding 6-phospho-beta-glucosidase, translating to MTKQAIKIAIIGGGSSYTPELVEGLIARKESIALHELALVDVEAGREKVEIIAGLTRRMLDKNGLAHVRVTVHFTPDEAIRGARFVLTQLRVGQLPARAADERLGLKYGLIGQETTGVGGFAKALRTIPVLLDIARKVEALAPDAWIINFTNPAAIVTEAVQRHSRAKIIGLCNVPVTMHHMIAAMLGAPSQEVALRFAGLNHMVWVHQVTVRGEDRTQEVLDKLCDGATLTMNNIQEAPWPAPLLRALGAIPCPYHRYFYLSRQMLEEEVEAARGRGTRAEQVMAVERELFGLYSDPHLAQKPEQLSFRGGAFYSQVALELIDAIHNNRGATLVVNTANRGAIHGLPDDAVVETNCVVDAQGAHPLVFGALPPAMHALTVQVKTYERLTIQAAVEGCRDSGLLALVTNPLVGDATLAESLLDEVLTLNHDYLPQFRG from the coding sequence ATGACCAAACAGGCTATCAAAATCGCCATCATCGGCGGCGGCAGCAGCTATACGCCGGAGCTGGTGGAAGGACTCATCGCCCGCAAAGAAAGCATCGCGCTGCATGAGCTCGCGCTGGTGGATGTCGAAGCGGGGCGCGAGAAAGTGGAGATCATCGCGGGCCTGACGCGGCGGATGCTCGACAAAAACGGCCTGGCGCATGTGCGCGTCACGGTGCATTTCACGCCCGATGAGGCGATTCGCGGCGCGCGGTTTGTCCTCACGCAACTGCGCGTCGGCCAGCTCCCGGCGCGCGCCGCCGACGAGCGGCTCGGACTGAAATATGGGCTGATAGGCCAGGAGACCACCGGCGTCGGCGGCTTTGCCAAAGCGCTGCGCACCATTCCGGTGTTGCTCGATATCGCCCGTAAGGTAGAGGCGCTGGCGCCGGACGCCTGGATAATTAACTTTACCAACCCGGCGGCGATTGTCACTGAGGCGGTCCAGCGCCACAGCCGGGCGAAAATCATCGGGCTGTGTAATGTCCCCGTCACCATGCACCATATGATCGCCGCCATGCTCGGCGCGCCGTCGCAGGAGGTCGCGCTGCGGTTTGCGGGACTCAACCATATGGTGTGGGTGCATCAGGTGACGGTGCGCGGCGAGGACCGCACGCAGGAGGTGCTCGATAAGCTGTGCGACGGGGCGACGCTCACCATGAACAATATTCAGGAAGCCCCGTGGCCTGCGCCGCTGCTGCGCGCGCTCGGCGCCATTCCGTGCCCGTACCACCGCTATTTCTACTTAAGCCGTCAGATGCTGGAAGAAGAAGTGGAGGCGGCGCGCGGCCGCGGTACCCGCGCCGAACAGGTGATGGCCGTTGAGCGCGAACTCTTCGGGCTTTACAGCGATCCGCACCTGGCGCAGAAGCCGGAGCAGCTCAGTTTTCGCGGCGGCGCGTTCTATTCGCAGGTGGCGCTGGAGCTTATCGACGCCATTCATAACAACCGCGGCGCGACGCTTGTGGTCAACACCGCCAACCGCGGGGCTATTCACGGACTGCCGGACGACGCCGTGGTGGAAACCAACTGCGTAGTGGACGCGCAGGGCGCGCATCCGCTGGTGTTCGGCGCGCTGCCGCCGGCGATGCACGCCTTAACGGTGCAGGTGAAAACGTATGAGCGGCTCACCATCCAGGCGGCGGTGGAGGGTTGCCGCGACAGCGGCCTGCTGGCGCTCGTAACCAACCCGCTGGTGGGCGACGCGACGCTTGCCGAATCGCTGCTTGATGAAGTGCTGACCCTTAATCACGACTACCTGCCGCAATTCCGGGGATAA
- a CDS encoding LacI family DNA-binding transcriptional regulator: MVTLEDVAAHAGVSRATVSRVVNGDSKVKSQTRARVEAAIQALGYSPNPAARALASSQSHTIGLVTTSYRGGFFGALMDTVQSEAQRHGKQLLVTQGRDSAQNERDAISQLYNLRCDGLLLHLRMLEDDALREMAAAGRRFIILDRDVPGLESRCVTFDHHGASALATRYFLTRGHTAIACLHGPLSRASSQLRLQGFLDAMKAAGLTPVACLEGDYSLQGGYLQMQTLLERTRPTAIYCCNEEMAVGAMLAINEKGLRIPHDISCICYDSGERADFVRPRLTSVHFPITEMARYGARKLLEEETERQIFTPKMVERDSVKDLTNAGIK, translated from the coding sequence ATGGTTACTCTGGAAGATGTCGCCGCCCATGCGGGCGTGTCCCGCGCCACGGTTTCGCGCGTGGTGAATGGCGACAGTAAAGTTAAATCACAAACCCGCGCGCGCGTCGAAGCGGCGATTCAGGCGCTCGGGTACTCGCCTAACCCGGCGGCGCGCGCGCTGGCCTCCAGTCAGAGCCACACCATCGGGCTCGTTACCACCTCTTACCGCGGCGGCTTTTTCGGCGCGCTGATGGATACCGTACAGAGCGAGGCGCAGCGCCACGGCAAACAGCTGCTGGTGACGCAGGGGCGCGATAGCGCGCAAAACGAACGTGACGCCATCAGCCAGCTCTACAATCTGCGCTGCGATGGCCTGCTGCTGCACCTCCGTATGCTGGAAGACGACGCGCTGCGCGAGATGGCGGCGGCGGGGCGGCGCTTTATCATACTGGACCGCGACGTGCCGGGGCTGGAATCGCGCTGCGTCACGTTTGATCATCATGGCGCGAGCGCGCTTGCCACCCGTTATTTTCTGACGCGCGGCCACACGGCGATTGCCTGCCTTCACGGCCCGCTGTCGCGCGCCTCCAGCCAGTTGAGGTTGCAGGGCTTTCTTGATGCGATGAAAGCGGCAGGCCTGACGCCGGTGGCCTGTCTGGAAGGCGATTACTCGCTGCAGGGCGGCTATCTGCAAATGCAAACGCTGCTTGAGCGTACCCGTCCGACCGCCATTTACTGCTGTAATGAGGAGATGGCCGTGGGCGCGATGCTGGCGATTAATGAAAAAGGTTTAAGGATCCCGCACGATATTTCCTGTATCTGTTATGACAGCGGCGAGCGCGCCGATTTTGTTCGTCCACGTCTGACCAGCGTTCACTTTCCTATTACGGAAATGGCGCGTTACGGCGCAAGAAAATTACTGGAAGAAGAAACTGAGCGGCAAATATTCACGCCAAAAATGGTGGAGCGTGATTCTGTAAAGGATCTGACTAACGCTGGTATCAAATGA
- the btuD gene encoding vitamin B12 ABC transporter ATP-binding protein BtuD gives MTPLMQLRDVAVGGRLGPLSATLEAGDIVHLVGPNGAGKSTLLHRMAGLSDGAGEILFNGKALDSLSAATLSRQRAYLAQQQTPPFAMPVWHYLTLHGGAQCAAALEEVTYALMLDDKLARPVNALSGGEWQRVRLAAVILQVHPRNHAHGRLLILDEPMNSLDVAQQAALDRLLFTLPQAGIAVVMSSHDLNHTLRHAHRVWLLREGKMLAQGARDEVMTPSRLGEAYGVPFRRLQVDGHSLLINAL, from the coding sequence ATGACGCCTTTGATGCAACTGCGTGACGTGGCGGTGGGCGGCCGGCTTGGGCCGCTTAGCGCGACGCTTGAGGCGGGCGATATCGTCCATCTGGTCGGCCCCAACGGGGCGGGCAAAAGTACGCTGTTGCATCGTATGGCGGGCCTGTCTGATGGCGCAGGCGAGATCCTCTTTAACGGTAAAGCGCTTGATTCGCTGAGCGCGGCAACGCTGTCGCGCCAGCGGGCGTATCTGGCTCAGCAGCAGACGCCGCCGTTCGCCATGCCGGTGTGGCACTATCTGACGCTCCACGGCGGGGCGCAGTGCGCCGCCGCGCTGGAAGAGGTGACGTATGCCCTGATGCTTGACGACAAGCTGGCGCGTCCGGTTAACGCGCTCTCCGGCGGCGAATGGCAGCGCGTGCGCCTCGCCGCCGTTATCCTGCAGGTCCACCCGCGCAATCATGCCCACGGCAGACTGCTGATCCTGGACGAACCGATGAACAGCCTGGACGTCGCGCAGCAGGCCGCGCTCGACCGGCTGCTCTTTACGCTGCCGCAGGCGGGGATCGCGGTGGTGATGAGCAGTCACGATCTCAATCATACGCTGCGCCACGCGCACCGCGTCTGGCTTCTGCGCGAGGGCAAAATGCTCGCGCAGGGCGCGCGCGATGAGGTGATGACGCCGTCCCGGCTCGGCGAGGCTTACGGCGTGCCGTTTCGCCGTCTTCAGGTGGACGGCCACAGCCTGCTTATCAACGCGCTCTGA
- the btuC gene encoding vitamin B12 ABC transporter permease BtuC, with translation MKPQLASLSLCIHTQRRRERRVLTGLTLALLLAVMVSLCAGDLWLWPAAWSSDAGKLFVWQIRLPRTLAVVLVGSALALCGTMMQALFENPLAEPGLLGVSNGAGVGLVAAVMLGGGVLPGWSLGLCAIAGALIATLILLHFARRHLSTSRLLLAGVALGIVCSALMTWAVYFSTSLDLRQLMYWMMGGFSGVDWQQGWLMLALLPPLVWGGMQARALNMLALGETSARQLGLPVWLWRNVLVIATGWLAGVSVALAGAIGFVGLVVPHMLRLCGIADHRALLPAAMLAGGGVLLVADITARLTLAAAELPIGVVTATLGAPVFIWLLLKAGR, from the coding sequence ATGAAACCTCAACTGGCCTCACTTTCCCTCTGCATCCATACCCAACGCCGCCGCGAGCGACGCGTGCTGACGGGCCTTACGCTGGCGCTGCTGCTGGCAGTCATGGTAAGCCTCTGCGCGGGCGACCTCTGGCTCTGGCCTGCGGCGTGGTCCAGCGACGCAGGAAAGCTCTTCGTCTGGCAAATCAGGCTGCCGCGAACGCTCGCCGTCGTGCTGGTAGGCTCGGCGCTGGCGCTCTGCGGCACGATGATGCAGGCGCTGTTTGAAAACCCGCTCGCAGAACCAGGCCTGCTCGGCGTCTCCAACGGCGCGGGCGTGGGGCTGGTGGCGGCGGTCATGCTGGGCGGCGGCGTGCTGCCGGGCTGGTCGCTCGGGTTATGCGCCATCGCGGGGGCGCTTATCGCGACGCTTATCCTGCTGCACTTCGCGAGGCGTCATCTTTCCACCAGTCGTTTGCTGCTGGCGGGCGTCGCGCTCGGCATCGTCTGTAGCGCGCTCATGACCTGGGCCGTCTACTTTTCCACCAGTCTCGATCTGCGCCAGCTCATGTACTGGATGATGGGCGGTTTCAGCGGCGTCGACTGGCAGCAGGGCTGGCTGATGCTCGCGCTGCTTCCGCCGCTTGTCTGGGGCGGGATGCAGGCGAGGGCGCTCAATATGCTGGCGCTTGGCGAAACGTCCGCGCGCCAGCTTGGCCTGCCGGTCTGGCTGTGGCGTAACGTACTGGTTATCGCGACGGGCTGGCTTGCGGGCGTCAGCGTGGCGCTGGCGGGCGCGATTGGTTTTGTCGGCCTTGTGGTGCCGCATATGCTGCGTCTGTGCGGCATCGCCGACCACCGGGCTTTGCTGCCTGCCGCGATGCTGGCGGGCGGCGGGGTGTTGCTGGTGGCCGATATCACCGCACGCCTCACGCTTGCCGCCGCAGAGCTGCCGATTGGCGTGGTCACTGCCACCCTGGGCGCGCCGGTATTTATCTGGCTATTATTAAAGGCTGGACGCTAG
- the ihfA gene encoding integration host factor subunit alpha, producing the protein MALTKAEMSEYLFDKLGLSKRDAKELVELFFEEIRRALENGEQVKLSGFGNFDLRDKNQRPGRNPKTGEDIPITARRVVTFRPGQKLKSRVENASPKES; encoded by the coding sequence ATGGCGCTTACAAAAGCTGAAATGTCAGAATATCTGTTTGATAAGCTTGGGCTTAGCAAGCGGGATGCCAAAGAACTGGTAGAGCTGTTTTTCGAAGAGATCCGTCGCGCTCTGGAAAATGGCGAGCAGGTAAAACTCTCCGGTTTCGGTAATTTTGACCTGCGTGATAAGAACCAACGTCCCGGACGCAACCCGAAAACCGGTGAAGATATTCCCATTACGGCTCGCCGTGTGGTTACCTTCCGCCCGGGGCAGAAGTTGAAAAGTCGCGTAGAGAACGCTTCGCCGAAAGAAAGTTAA
- a CDS encoding NlpC/P60 family protein, translated as MRLWIFLVATLLLAGCSSHRAPPPNARLSDSITVIAELNDQLNHWYGTPYRYGGMSRGGVDCSGFVMMTFRDRFSLRLPRETRQQAEIGTEIDKDELLPGDLVFFKTGSGQNGLHVGIYDTDNQFIHASTSRGVMRSSLDNVYWRKKFWQARRI; from the coding sequence ATGCGGCTATGGATCTTTCTTGTTGCGACGCTGCTGCTGGCGGGATGTAGCTCCCACCGCGCGCCGCCGCCAAACGCACGACTTTCCGACTCCATCACCGTGATCGCCGAACTCAACGACCAGCTTAACCACTGGTACGGCACGCCATACCGCTACGGGGGCATGAGCCGCGGCGGGGTGGATTGTTCCGGTTTTGTGATGATGACCTTTCGCGATCGCTTCTCGCTGAGGCTGCCGCGTGAAACCCGCCAGCAGGCGGAGATCGGCACTGAAATCGATAAAGACGAGCTGCTGCCTGGCGACTTAGTCTTTTTCAAAACCGGCTCCGGGCAAAACGGCCTGCACGTTGGCATCTACGACACCGATAACCAGTTTATCCACGCCTCCACCAGCCGCGGCGTAATGCGCTCCTCTCTGGATAACGTCTACTGGCGCAAGAAGTTCTGGCAGGCGCGCCGTATCTGA
- the selO gene encoding protein adenylyltransferase SelO, protein MSQHPRFTATWRDELPGFYTELTPTPLNNSRLLWHNAPLAQALELPETLFDYQGPAGVWGGETLLPGMAPLAQVYSGHQFGVWAGQLGDGRGILLGEQQLSDGRKLDWHLKGAGLTPYSRMGDGRAVLRSTVREFLASEAMHGLGIPTTRALSIVTSDTPVRRETTERGAMLMRIAESHVRFGHFEHFYYRREPERVRELAQYVIDHHFAHLAQEEDRFALWFGEVVTRTAHLMASWQCVGFAHGVMNTDNMSILGLTMDYGPYGFLDDYQPGFICNHTDYQGRYAFDNQPGVGLWNLQRLAQALSPIIPAERLNALLDDYQPVLLREWGRQMRAKLGFTVEKEGDNDYLHELLTLMAREGSDYTRTFRMLSETEQRSSASPLRDEFIDRATFDAWFARYRARLEEEGVDDDARQRLMKSVNPALVLRNWLAQRAIEAAERDDASELSRLLEALRYPFADRDDDYTHRPPDWGKRLEVSCSS, encoded by the coding sequence ATGAGCCAACATCCCCGTTTTACCGCCACCTGGCGCGATGAACTGCCAGGTTTTTATACTGAACTGACGCCCACGCCGCTGAACAACAGCCGTCTGCTGTGGCATAACGCGCCGCTGGCGCAGGCGCTGGAGCTCCCGGAAACGCTGTTTGACTATCAGGGCCCCGCAGGCGTCTGGGGCGGCGAAACGCTGCTGCCGGGCATGGCGCCGCTGGCGCAGGTGTACAGCGGCCACCAGTTTGGCGTCTGGGCGGGCCAGCTCGGCGACGGGCGCGGCATTCTGCTCGGCGAACAACAACTCAGCGACGGCCGCAAGCTGGACTGGCATCTGAAAGGCGCGGGCCTCACGCCCTATTCGCGAATGGGTGACGGCCGCGCGGTGCTGCGCTCCACGGTGCGCGAATTTCTCGCCTCGGAAGCGATGCACGGGCTTGGCATTCCCACCACCCGCGCGCTCAGTATCGTTACCAGCGACACCCCGGTGCGACGTGAAACCACAGAGCGCGGCGCGATGCTGATGCGCATCGCCGAAAGCCATGTGCGTTTCGGCCATTTCGAACACTTTTACTACCGCCGTGAACCGGAGCGCGTGCGTGAGCTGGCGCAGTACGTTATCGATCATCACTTCGCGCATCTGGCGCAGGAGGAAGATCGTTTCGCCCTCTGGTTTGGCGAGGTGGTGACGCGCACCGCGCACCTGATGGCGAGCTGGCAGTGCGTCGGTTTCGCGCACGGCGTGATGAACACCGATAACATGTCGATCCTCGGGCTGACGATGGATTACGGTCCTTACGGTTTTCTCGACGATTATCAGCCGGGTTTTATCTGCAACCATACGGATTACCAGGGGCGTTACGCGTTCGACAATCAGCCGGGCGTCGGGCTGTGGAACCTGCAACGTCTGGCGCAGGCGCTCTCGCCGATTATTCCGGCCGAGCGGCTTAACGCGCTGCTGGATGACTATCAGCCCGTACTGCTGCGCGAGTGGGGCCGCCAGATGCGCGCTAAGCTTGGCTTCACCGTCGAAAAAGAGGGCGACAACGACTATCTGCACGAGCTGCTCACCCTGATGGCGCGCGAAGGGAGCGACTACACGCGTACCTTCCGGATGTTGAGCGAGACCGAGCAGCGCTCGTCCGCCTCGCCGCTGCGCGATGAGTTTATCGACCGCGCCACGTTCGACGCCTGGTTTGCCCGCTACCGCGCGCGGCTGGAAGAAGAGGGCGTTGACGATGACGCGCGCCAGCGGCTGATGAAATCCGTCAACCCGGCGCTGGTGCTGCGCAACTGGCTGGCGCAGCGCGCCATCGAGGCGGCGGAGCGCGACGACGCGAGCGAGCTGTCGCGGCTGCTGGAGGCGTTGCGCTATCCCTTCGCCGACCGCGACGATGACTATACCCATCGCCCGCCGGACTGGGGCAAACGTCTGGAAGTGAGCTGTTCAAGCTAA
- the ppsR gene encoding posphoenolpyruvate synthetase regulatory kinase/phosphorylase PpsR — translation MDNVVDRQVFYISDGTAITAEVLGHAVMSQFPVSINSITLPFVENESRARAVKEQIDAIYQQTGVRPLVFYSIVLPEVREIILQSQGFCQDIVQALVAPLQQELRLDPTPVAHRTHGLNPANLIKYDARIAAIDYTLAHDDGISMRNLDQAQVILLGVSRCGKTPTSLYLAMQFGIRAANYPFIADDMDNLNLPAALRPFQHKLFGLTINPERLAAIREERRENSRYASMRQCRMEVAEVEALYRKHQIRYLNSTNYSVEEIATKILDIMGLNRRMY, via the coding sequence ATGGATAATGTTGTCGATCGCCAGGTTTTTTATATTTCCGATGGAACCGCTATCACCGCGGAAGTATTAGGCCATGCGGTGATGTCGCAATTTCCGGTCAGCATCAACAGCATTACCCTGCCGTTTGTGGAAAACGAAAGCCGCGCCAGAGCGGTGAAAGAGCAGATCGACGCCATCTATCAGCAGACCGGCGTGCGCCCGCTGGTGTTCTACTCCATCGTGCTGCCTGAGGTGCGCGAGATTATTCTGCAAAGCCAGGGGTTCTGCCAGGATATCGTTCAGGCGCTGGTCGCGCCGCTTCAGCAAGAACTCCGGCTCGACCCGACGCCGGTCGCCCACCGCACCCACGGCCTGAACCCCGCCAATCTGATTAAGTATGACGCGCGCATCGCGGCGATTGATTACACCCTCGCGCACGACGACGGTATTTCGATGCGCAATCTCGATCAGGCGCAGGTGATCCTGCTTGGCGTCTCGCGCTGCGGCAAAACGCCCACCAGTCTCTATCTCGCGATGCAGTTCGGCATCCGGGCCGCCAACTATCCCTTTATCGCCGATGATATGGATAACCTGAATCTCCCGGCGGCGCTGCGCCCGTTCCAGCATAAGCTGTTTGGGCTCACGATTAATCCGGAGCGGCTGGCGGCGATCCGCGAAGAGCGGCGCGAAAACAGCCGCTACGCCTCGATGCGCCAGTGCCGGATGGAAGTCGCCGAAGTGGAAGCGCTTTACCGTAAACATCAGATCCGCTATCTCAACAGCACGAACTATTCGGTGGAAGAGATCGCCACCAAAATCCTCGACATCATGGGGCTCAATCGCCGCATGTACTGA